In Picosynechococcus sp. PCC 7002, the following are encoded in one genomic region:
- the rpaB gene encoding response regulator transcription factor RpaB, translating into MENHKERILVVDDEASIRRILETRLSMIGYEVVTAADGEEALATFDEADPDLVVLDVMMPKLDGYGVCQELRKESDVPIIMLTALGDVADRITGLELGADDYVVKPFSPKELEARIRSVLRRVEKNGGTGIPSSGVIHVGSIRIDTNKRQVYKGDERIRLTGMEFSLLELLVSRSGEPFSRSEILQEVWGYTPERHVDTRVVDVHISRLRAKLEDDPSNPELILTARGTGYLFQRILEPGDE; encoded by the coding sequence TTGGAAAATCATAAAGAAAGAATTCTTGTCGTTGACGACGAAGCCAGCATCCGCCGCATCCTCGAAACCCGCCTTTCCATGATTGGTTACGAGGTTGTGACCGCCGCTGATGGTGAAGAAGCCCTCGCCACATTTGATGAAGCAGACCCCGATCTTGTGGTTCTTGATGTGATGATGCCCAAGCTCGATGGCTATGGCGTTTGCCAAGAACTCCGCAAAGAATCCGATGTGCCGATTATTATGCTCACAGCCCTTGGGGATGTGGCGGACCGCATCACAGGTTTGGAGCTTGGGGCCGATGATTACGTCGTAAAACCATTCTCCCCCAAAGAACTAGAAGCGCGCATTCGTTCAGTCCTGCGGCGTGTTGAAAAAAATGGTGGTACGGGCATTCCTAGCTCCGGGGTTATCCATGTGGGTTCGATCCGCATTGATACCAATAAGCGCCAGGTCTACAAAGGCGATGAACGCATTCGACTAACAGGGATGGAGTTTAGCCTGTTGGAATTACTGGTCAGCCGTTCTGGGGAACCCTTTTCTCGTTCAGAAATCCTCCAAGAAGTTTGGGGCTACACCCCAGAGCGCCATGTGGATACCCGCGTTGTGGATGTGCATATTTCCCGGCTGCGCGCCAAACTAGAAGATGATCCCAGCAATCCCGAACTTATTTTGACAGCCAGAGGTACAGGTTATCTGTTTCAGCGGATCCTCGAACCGGGTGATGAATAA